From a single Apium graveolens cultivar Ventura chromosome 2, ASM990537v1, whole genome shotgun sequence genomic region:
- the LOC141708021 gene encoding epidermis-specific secreted glycoprotein EP1-like — protein MLLHHQHTHPLIQNMANKSFSPLTLSILLFLFIQILICIDLCDAVVPANETFKFVNEGELGQYISEYFGDYRALSTFTSPFQLCFYNQTPTAFTLALRMGLRRTESLMRWVWEANRGNPVDENATLTFGTDGNLVLARSDGQVAWQTSTANKGVVGLKVLPNGNMVLHDSKGRFLWQSFHSPTDTLLVGQSLKVGAVTKLVSRASADENVNGPYSLVMEPKGVHLYYKPPNSPNPIRYNSIALFTNLNKGQTLQNVTFEFENEYDAGFSFLLNLKYGVSNLPGANTILNRIKYNTTLSFLRLEIDGNLRIYTYNNKVDYGAWEVTFTLFLKAPPPLFQVTKAELASQSSECQLPKKCGNFGLCEDSQCVGCPSNGKPVLAWSTNCAPPKLKSCAQKDFHYNKLAGVDHYMIKYTSGDGPVKDNACGVKCTGDCKCLAYFYNQDTSRCWLAYDLSTLTRVVNATHLAYIKVPN, from the coding sequence ATGCTTTTACATCATCAACACACCCACCCCCTTATCCAAAACATGGCTAATAAATCCTTTTCTCCTCTCACCCTATCAATCTTATTGTTTTTGTTCATCCAAATACTAATTTGCATTGATTTATGTGATGCAGTTGTTCCAGCAAATGAGACCTTTAAGTTTGTAAATGAAGGAGAATTAGGTCAGTACATTAGTGAGTATTTCGGCGATTATCGAGCTCTGTCCACCTTCACCTCACCCTTTCAGCTTTGTTTTTACAACCAAACCCCCACTGCTTTCACCCTAGCCTTGCGCATGGGCTTGAGGCGTACCGAGTCACTAATGCGGTGGGTTTGGGAAGCCAACCGGGGTAATCCCGTCGACGAAAACGCAACTCTGACCTTCGGGACAGACGGAAACCTAGTACTCGCCCGTTCCGACGGACAAGTTGCATGGCAAACTTCTACAGCCAACAAAGGTGTAGTAGGTCTCAAGGTACTTCCAAATGGTAACATGGTGCTCCATGATTCCAAAGGTCGTTTTTTATGGCAAAGTTTCCATAGTCCTACCGACACTCTCTTAGTGGGCCAGTCACTAAAGGTTGGGGCTGTAACAAAACTCGTGAGTCGGGCTTCTGCAGATGAGAATGTAAATGGGCCTTACAGTCTGGTGATGGAGCCTAAAGGTGTGCATCTGTACTATAAGCCCCCCAACTCTCCCAACCCTATTCGCTATAATTCCATTGCTCTCTTTACCAACCTCAACAAGGGACAGACTCTACAAAACGTAACATTCGAATTTGAAAATGAGTACGATGCAGGTTTTTCCTTCTTACTCAACTTAAAATATGGTGTTTCTAATTTACCAGGGGCCAATACCATACTCAACAGAATCAAATACAATACTACACTGTCTTTTCTTAGGTTAGAAATAGACGGAAATCTTAGAATTTATACGTACAATAATAAGGTGGACTATGGTGCTTGGGAGGTGACTTTCACTTTGTTTTTAAAAGCTCCTCCACCATTGTTCCAAGTAACCAAAGCTGAATTAGCGTCCCAGTCATCTGAGTGTCAGTTACCCAAAAAATGTGGCAACTTTGGGCTTTGTGAAGATAGCCAATGTGTGGGCTGCCCGTCGAATGGTAAACCGGTTCTTGCTTGGAGTACAAATTGTGCGCCACCAAAGTTAAAATCTTGTGCACAAAAAGATTTCCACTATAATAAACTTGCAGGGGTTGATCACTACATGATCAAGTACACAAGTGGAGATGGGCCAGTGAAAGATAATGCTTGTGGGGTGAAATGTACTGGAGATTGCAAGTGCTTGGCCTATTTCTATAACCAGGACACATCAAGATGCTGGTTAGCTTATGATCTCAGTACTCTCACTAGAGTGGTCAATGCCACGCACTTGGCCTACATCAAGGTCCCTAATTAG